A genomic region of Salinibacterium sp. NK8237 contains the following coding sequences:
- a CDS encoding alpha/beta fold hydrolase, whose protein sequence is MRPASPYGALLDANPAKHSVVDVLGSATHYWQYGPDDAETVLILVHGFRGDHHGLEAVCAQIRGIRIISPDIPGFGASEPLSGRAHDIEGYAFWLQSFVESLDLDGRAIILGHSFGSIVASAALARGLVTPRLILVNPIAAPALSGPNGVLSKITLWFYQIARALPHAIGAPMLGNWLVVRVMSLAMVKTHEPELRRWVHQQHHAHFSSYANRDSLLEAFEASIGSDVSMFAADITIPTLLIGASNDPISPVPAQERLHTLFANSQLEIFDNVGHLIHYERPREAAELIVGFLNAGTVAEPPS, encoded by the coding sequence ATGAGACCCGCATCGCCGTATGGAGCACTGCTCGACGCCAATCCGGCGAAGCACTCTGTTGTCGACGTACTCGGCTCAGCAACCCACTACTGGCAATACGGGCCAGACGACGCCGAGACCGTCCTGATTCTCGTGCACGGCTTTCGGGGCGACCACCACGGCCTCGAGGCGGTCTGTGCCCAGATTCGCGGCATCCGCATCATCAGTCCCGACATCCCTGGTTTCGGCGCATCCGAGCCGCTCAGTGGTCGGGCACACGACATCGAGGGATATGCGTTCTGGCTTCAGAGCTTCGTCGAGAGTCTCGACCTCGACGGCCGGGCGATTATTCTCGGCCATTCTTTTGGGTCGATCGTGGCCTCTGCCGCACTCGCCCGTGGCCTTGTCACGCCCCGCCTTATCCTCGTCAACCCGATCGCTGCGCCGGCACTCTCGGGGCCCAATGGCGTGCTCAGCAAGATCACGCTCTGGTTTTATCAGATCGCGCGCGCTCTGCCGCACGCAATCGGTGCACCGATGCTCGGCAACTGGCTCGTCGTGCGCGTCATGAGTCTCGCCATGGTGAAGACTCACGAGCCAGAACTTCGTCGCTGGGTTCACCAACAGCACCATGCGCACTTCAGCAGCTATGCCAATCGCGACAGCCTGCTTGAAGCGTTCGAAGCATCAATCGGGTCAGATGTCAGCATGTTTGCCGCTGACATCACTATCCCTACCCTGTTGATCGGGGCCAGCAATGACCCCATCAGTCCAGTTCCTGCTCAGGAGCGACTGCATACTCTCTTCGCCAACTCACAGCTCGAAATTTTCGACAACGTTGGCCATCTCATCCACTATGAACGGCCGCGTGAAGCTGCCGAACTGATCGTCGGGTTCCTGAATGCAGGAACAGTTGCGGAGCCACCCTCATGA
- a CDS encoding beta-ketoacyl-ACP reductase, producing the protein MSSTATEPRIVLVTGGNRGIGRAIAEEFVAQGYRVAVTARSGTGPEGTLTVTADVTDAASIDAAFSEVEAKLGPVEIVVANAGITRDMLLMRMSDDDFTDVIDTNLSGAFRVVKRASKGMMKARFGRVILVSSVVGLLGSAGQVNYSASKSGLIGLARSLTRELGSRGITANVVAPGFIETDMTAALPVEQQDAYLKQIPANRFAHPAEVAKAIAWLASDDAGYISGAVIPVDGGLGMGH; encoded by the coding sequence ATGAGCAGCACAGCAACTGAACCACGAATCGTTCTCGTCACCGGCGGCAATCGCGGCATTGGCCGGGCAATTGCCGAAGAGTTTGTAGCTCAGGGCTACCGCGTCGCCGTTACCGCCCGCTCGGGCACCGGCCCAGAGGGCACCCTCACGGTGACCGCGGACGTCACCGATGCCGCAAGTATCGACGCTGCCTTCAGCGAGGTTGAGGCGAAGCTCGGCCCCGTCGAAATCGTTGTAGCGAATGCGGGAATCACCCGCGACATGCTGCTGATGCGCATGAGCGATGACGACTTTACCGATGTCATCGATACCAACCTCTCAGGAGCCTTCCGCGTAGTGAAGCGCGCTTCCAAAGGCATGATGAAGGCCCGTTTTGGCCGTGTCATCCTCGTTTCGAGTGTTGTTGGCCTTCTCGGTTCGGCTGGCCAGGTCAATTACTCCGCGTCCAAGAGCGGACTGATTGGACTCGCCCGCTCTCTTACCCGCGAGCTCGGCAGCCGCGGAATCACCGCCAACGTCGTTGCACCCGGGTTCATCGAGACCGACATGACCGCGGCGCTGCCAGTCGAGCAACAGGACGCTTATCTCAAGCAGATTCCTGCCAACCGTTTCGCCCACCCGGCCGAGGTCGCGAAAGCGATCGCGTGGCTTGCGAGCGATGATGCCGGCTACATCTCAGGCGCGGTCATCCCCGTCGATGGTGGACTCGGGATGGGCCACTGA
- a CDS encoding glycosyltransferase family 1 protein codes for MKIVFDCRYTRLGRHDGISRYGSRLVEELSTLHPVTMLISDKRQLELLPDLPWELASSPTSILEPFVALQVNKLSPDVVFTPMQTMGPFGRKYALVTTVHDLIYYKHPTPPHNLPWAVRVLWRAYHLTWGFQRALLNTADAHVTDSNSTRDQMLEHNLTRKPISVVTLGTDRPANHVLRAAPTTRELVYMGSYMPYKNVGLIARALHDLPGYTLHLMSRVDATTKTELTALAPESSLIFHNGASDEVYSDTLSRATALVSASRDEGFGLPQIEAMVLGTPVLLSDTDIFREISGPAGGFFNPDKPSELVREVTALEDPATWQMRSTAARARSAEFTWEKGAATLYQVLQDAVAAREAKKNR; via the coding sequence ATGAAGATTGTTTTTGACTGCCGATACACACGCCTTGGCCGCCACGATGGCATCAGCCGTTACGGTTCACGCCTCGTTGAGGAACTCAGCACACTGCACCCGGTGACAATGCTGATTTCTGACAAGCGCCAACTCGAGCTCCTTCCCGACTTGCCTTGGGAGCTGGCGTCGTCACCAACAAGCATTCTCGAGCCTTTCGTGGCGCTGCAGGTCAACAAACTGTCTCCGGATGTCGTTTTCACTCCTATGCAAACGATGGGTCCGTTTGGCCGCAAGTACGCGCTCGTCACGACAGTGCACGATCTCATCTACTACAAGCACCCCACTCCGCCTCACAACCTGCCTTGGGCAGTTCGAGTGCTGTGGCGTGCCTACCATCTCACTTGGGGGTTCCAGCGGGCTCTGCTCAACACGGCCGATGCTCACGTAACCGACTCGAACTCCACCCGCGATCAGATGCTCGAGCACAACCTCACGCGCAAACCGATATCCGTTGTCACACTTGGCACCGATAGGCCAGCCAACCACGTGCTTCGCGCGGCGCCTACGACGCGCGAACTCGTCTACATGGGTTCCTATATGCCCTACAAGAATGTGGGTTTGATCGCCCGCGCGCTCCACGATCTGCCGGGCTACACTCTGCATCTCATGAGCCGCGTCGACGCCACCACGAAGACTGAATTGACCGCACTCGCCCCAGAGTCAAGCTTGATCTTTCACAACGGGGCATCCGATGAGGTCTACTCAGACACGCTTTCGCGTGCAACAGCCTTGGTCTCAGCATCCCGCGATGAAGGATTTGGGCTTCCGCAAATTGAAGCAATGGTTCTCGGGACGCCCGTGCTGCTGAGCGACACCGATATTTTCCGCGAGATTTCAGGCCCTGCTGGTGGGTTTTTTAACCCGGATAAGCCTTCCGAATTGGTCCGCGAGGTCACAGCACTCGAGGATCCCGCAACCTGGCAAATGCGGTCAACGGCCGCTCGTGCTCGGTCGGCGGAATTCACGTGGGAGAAGGGTGCCGCGACGCTCTACCAAGTGCTTCAGGATGCCGTTGCGGCCCGCGAAGCGAAGAAGAATCGCTAG
- a CDS encoding ABC transporter ATP-binding protein, producing MASVLTFSDVTVTRSGNTILDSVSWSVEASDRWVILGPNGAGKTTLLQLAAAQIHPSSGEVTVLDSTLGASDVFDVRPRIGFASTALARRVPGNESVLDVVLTAAYSVTGRWNEEYENVDVRRARRVLAEWSLSHLEERRFGDLSDGEQKRVQIARSVMTDPELLLLDEPAASLDLGSREELVQLLSGYAQADTAPAIVMVTHHVEEIPRGFTHALVLSKGSVHSAGKIDDVVTSENLSAAFGLELIITKDSGRYTARAA from the coding sequence ATGGCTAGCGTTCTCACCTTCTCCGACGTCACCGTCACTCGTAGTGGCAATACGATCCTCGACTCTGTTTCTTGGAGTGTGGAAGCTTCCGATCGGTGGGTGATTCTCGGCCCCAATGGGGCAGGCAAGACCACGCTGTTGCAGCTGGCCGCGGCTCAGATTCATCCGAGTTCCGGTGAAGTAACCGTGCTCGACAGCACTCTTGGCGCGTCCGACGTTTTCGATGTGCGCCCGCGCATTGGTTTTGCCTCGACCGCTCTTGCCCGCCGGGTCCCCGGCAACGAGAGTGTTCTTGACGTTGTCTTGACCGCTGCGTACTCCGTAACGGGTCGCTGGAACGAGGAGTATGAGAATGTCGATGTGCGTCGTGCGCGTCGTGTCCTCGCCGAGTGGAGTCTCTCGCACTTAGAAGAACGTCGCTTCGGCGATCTGAGCGATGGCGAACAAAAGCGCGTGCAGATTGCGCGCTCCGTGATGACCGACCCTGAATTGCTCTTGCTCGACGAGCCTGCAGCGAGTCTCGACCTCGGCTCACGGGAAGAACTGGTTCAACTGCTGAGCGGTTACGCTCAGGCAGATACCGCGCCAGCAATCGTGATGGTGACGCACCACGTGGAAGAGATTCCGCGAGGATTTACCCACGCGCTGGTTTTGTCCAAGGGTTCCGTGCACAGCGCGGGTAAGATCGATGACGTTGTTACGTCAGAGAACTTGAGTGCCGCTTTCGGTCTCGAACTCATCATCACAAAAGACTCCGGCCGCTACACCGCGCGTGCTGCCTAA
- a CDS encoding type B 50S ribosomal protein L31 codes for MKSETHPTYMPIVFRDLASGSTFLTRSTVTSEKTIEWEDGNTYPVIDVEISSESHPFYTGKQRIMDSAGRVEKFKNRYKGFGN; via the coding sequence ATGAAGTCCGAGACCCACCCCACATACATGCCCATCGTCTTTCGCGACCTCGCGTCTGGCTCCACGTTCCTCACTCGTTCAACTGTGACGAGCGAGAAGACGATCGAGTGGGAAGACGGAAACACCTACCCGGTCATCGACGTCGAAATCTCCTCCGAGTCGCACCCGTTCTACACGGGTAAGCAGCGCATCATGGACTCCGCAGGACGCGTTGAGAAGTTCAAGAACCGTTACAAGGGCTTCGGCAACTAG
- a CDS encoding histidine phosphatase family protein: MFIYLVRHGETDWNLERRIQGSTDIPLNETGRAQARTTGELLARRQWDGIFASPLSRAMETAEIIASIVRLAAPEPVAAIVERNYGVAEGCTDDEIDALYPADVDVPGREPREAVAKRVVPALVHLAEQHHGESIIVVAHGGVIATVLASVAPGHPHGRIANGSVHSFRHDEGTLTLIDFDDPIEEESERYGGDDFEEQNALARRESGA; the protein is encoded by the coding sequence GTGTTCATTTATCTTGTGCGCCATGGAGAGACTGACTGGAATCTTGAACGCCGCATTCAGGGAAGCACTGACATTCCCCTCAACGAGACCGGCCGTGCCCAGGCACGAACCACAGGAGAACTTCTTGCCCGCCGTCAGTGGGACGGAATTTTCGCTAGCCCACTTTCCAGGGCGATGGAAACCGCAGAAATCATTGCCAGCATTGTCAGGCTTGCTGCCCCCGAGCCAGTAGCAGCGATCGTTGAGCGCAACTATGGTGTCGCCGAAGGCTGCACAGATGACGAAATTGATGCGCTGTATCCGGCTGACGTTGACGTTCCTGGCCGTGAACCGCGCGAAGCAGTCGCGAAGCGTGTTGTTCCCGCCCTCGTGCACCTTGCCGAACAGCATCACGGTGAGTCGATCATCGTGGTGGCTCACGGAGGGGTAATCGCCACGGTGCTGGCTTCGGTCGCGCCCGGTCACCCCCACGGACGAATTGCCAATGGCTCTGTGCATAGCTTCCGCCACGATGAAGGCACCCTGACACTCATCGATTTCGATGACCCCATCGAAGAAGAATCAGAACGCTATGGTGGCGACGACTTCGAAGAGCAAAACGCGTTAGCCCGACGCGAGAGCGGCGCGTAG
- a CDS encoding exonuclease domain-containing protein — MSNSGTLATFDLETTGVDVETSRIVSACIALVDESGAVTSRWDWLADPGIEIPDGAAAIHGITTERARAEGRDAAVVVAEIVNTLKDTCARGIPLVVYNAPYDLSLLDRECRRHSVNGLAEPYIVIDPLVIDKGVDRYRRGKRTLEATSALYGVALDDAHDAGADAIAAARVAQALLLKYTEQLSIPFGELHSMQQRWYAEQSASFQDYIRSSKGDQSFVANLEWPVRSFPQ, encoded by the coding sequence ATGAGCAACTCCGGCACGTTAGCCACCTTCGATCTTGAAACCACCGGCGTCGACGTCGAAACCAGCCGCATCGTCTCCGCGTGTATCGCCCTCGTTGATGAGTCGGGAGCAGTGACCTCTCGGTGGGATTGGCTTGCAGACCCGGGAATTGAGATTCCGGATGGCGCGGCAGCGATTCACGGTATTACGACCGAGCGTGCCCGGGCCGAGGGGCGAGACGCAGCCGTCGTCGTGGCAGAAATTGTCAACACGCTCAAAGACACGTGTGCCCGTGGTATCCCTCTCGTTGTCTACAACGCTCCTTACGACCTCTCTTTGCTCGACCGTGAGTGCCGCCGGCACTCGGTCAATGGGCTCGCGGAGCCGTACATCGTCATCGATCCGCTCGTTATCGACAAAGGCGTTGACCGTTACCGTCGGGGTAAGCGCACCCTCGAGGCCACCTCGGCGCTCTACGGTGTTGCTTTAGACGATGCTCACGACGCCGGCGCGGATGCGATTGCTGCTGCCCGTGTGGCGCAAGCGCTGCTTCTGAAGTACACGGAGCAGCTCAGCATTCCCTTTGGCGAACTGCATTCGATGCAACAGCGCTGGTATGCCGAGCAATCGGCGAGCTTTCAGGACTACATTCGCTCGTCTAAGGGCGATCAGAGTTTCGTTGCGAACCTCGAATGGCCCGTACGGTCGTTCCCGCAGTAG
- a CDS encoding DUF3099 domain-containing protein, with translation MNTPESITSLPERPDAERRRRVINYSIAMGIRIVCVLLCVFVRGWWLVLPVLGAVVLPYVAVVLANVSTQRVGVVSTPGQFALKSGDSFASSGTDEAAR, from the coding sequence ATGAACACTCCTGAGTCGATCACGTCGCTCCCTGAGCGGCCCGATGCTGAACGCCGTCGCCGCGTCATCAACTACTCCATAGCTATGGGGATACGAATTGTGTGCGTGTTGCTGTGCGTCTTCGTGCGGGGTTGGTGGCTCGTGTTGCCCGTGCTTGGTGCCGTCGTGTTGCCCTACGTTGCCGTCGTGCTGGCCAACGTCAGCACTCAGCGCGTTGGCGTTGTGTCCACGCCTGGTCAATTCGCGTTGAAATCGGGTGACTCCTTCGCTTCAAGCGGAACGGATGAGGCGGCTCGGTGA
- the serB gene encoding phosphoserine phosphatase SerB: MAQFLVVFDVDSTLIENEVIELLAARAGSEPEVTEITTRAMNGELDFEESLRARVATLAGLPESVIAECARDIRVTNGAEELIAGVKAAGGHVAAVSGGFHELLDPLAAHLGLDYARANRLEVRNGVVTGAVLGPVIDAQAKADSLREWAADSDTPLSRTIAVGDGANDLLMMDAAALSIGITAKPIVRANADVHIDSRDLSAVLALLGLRG; encoded by the coding sequence TTGGCACAATTTCTCGTAGTTTTTGACGTCGACTCCACGTTGATTGAGAACGAGGTAATCGAATTACTCGCTGCGCGTGCGGGGTCCGAGCCAGAGGTGACAGAGATCACTACGCGTGCGATGAACGGGGAACTCGACTTCGAAGAGAGCCTTCGGGCGCGAGTAGCAACCCTGGCTGGGCTGCCCGAGTCAGTGATCGCCGAGTGTGCTCGCGACATCCGTGTCACGAATGGTGCTGAGGAGCTCATCGCTGGCGTTAAAGCGGCCGGCGGGCATGTTGCTGCAGTTTCTGGCGGTTTCCATGAGCTTCTTGATCCTCTCGCCGCGCATCTCGGCCTGGACTACGCCCGAGCAAACCGCCTCGAAGTAAGGAACGGTGTGGTCACGGGTGCCGTCCTCGGCCCGGTGATCGACGCTCAAGCCAAAGCAGACTCATTGCGGGAGTGGGCGGCCGACTCCGACACTCCCCTGTCTCGCACCATTGCGGTTGGTGACGGCGCCAACGATCTATTGATGATGGATGCCGCAGCTCTGTCGATCGGCATCACAGCCAAGCCGATCGTGCGCGCCAACGCTGACGTACACATCGACAGCCGTGACCTCAGCGCGGTGCTTGCGCTGTTGGGGCTTCGGGGCTAA